The following proteins are encoded in a genomic region of Methylibium petroleiphilum PM1:
- a CDS encoding efflux RND transporter permease subunit: MWFTRVSIANPVMATMVMLAFVVLGLFSYQRLSVDQFPNIDFPTVVVQFEYPGASPEIVESEVTKKVEEAVNTVAGINSLYSRSYEGSSIVIIEFNLDVDGRKAAEDVREKVALVRPLLREEVEEPRVSRFDPASQPVFNVAVLSEDGRRSTQELTTWATQVLQKRLENVRGVGAVSLIGGLEREINIYLRPAAMEALGVSVEQVLAAVKSENQELPMGAIRSREQERVVQINARMKTPEDFRDIVVARKGAAGNNLSAGAPIRLRQLADVVDGPQELETLALYNGQRTVLLSVQKSQGENTIAVVDGLQRALENARDVTPPGIRTEINRDNSRSIRVSVANVKRTLIEGAALTILIVFLFLNSWRSTVITGLTLPIALIGTFLFMYAFGFTINTITMMALSLCVGLLIDDAIVVRENIVRHVQMGKSPHQAALDGTQEIGLAVLATTLSIVAVFLPIGFMGGIVGKFFHEFGLTIVAAVLISMFVSFTLDPMLSSVWNDPQAHGIHRGPPLTLYDRTIGRVTGAFDRFTGRLSNGYQRILRWSLAHRLATLGLAAATFAGSFFVIPLLGAEFVPKADFSETQLNFYTPVGSSIELTEQRAKQIDQVLREMPEVRYTVTTINSGQALGKIYGAVYVRLVDRKDRERDVAQLAVPLRERLAGIPGITVTNIGQTDLGGGKSLQFSIQGPDLSELARLSALITAKLRDIPGLVDLDSTLKPDKPTVSIEVKRDAAADAGLNVDALAGSLRTLVAGTTVGNWRAPDGENYDVNVRLAPESRHSLADLARLPLNVTAAADGTPRIVRLSQVAEVSPSTGPNQINRRDLNREINIDANAFGRSSGDVSADIRKLLDSVAWPPGYRYSFGGSTKNMQESFSYAIGALALAVVFIYMILASQFRSFLQPLALMSSLPLTLIGVVLALLAFRSTLNMFSIIGIVMLMGLVTKNAILLVDFAIRSREGTHGAAGEHAPMGREDALLHAAQVRLRPILMTTLAMIFGMVPLAFALSEGSEQRAPMGQAVIGGVITSSLLTLVVVPVIYCYLDDLASWARRRWHPHRPAPGGTAQADALS, from the coding sequence TGTCGGTCGACCAGTTCCCCAACATCGACTTTCCCACCGTCGTGGTGCAGTTCGAATACCCCGGCGCCTCGCCCGAGATCGTCGAGAGCGAGGTGACGAAGAAGGTCGAGGAGGCGGTCAACACCGTCGCCGGCATCAACTCGCTGTACTCGCGCTCCTACGAGGGCAGCTCCATCGTCATCATCGAGTTCAACCTCGACGTCGACGGCCGCAAGGCCGCCGAGGACGTGCGCGAGAAGGTCGCGCTGGTCCGCCCGCTGCTGCGCGAGGAGGTCGAGGAGCCGCGCGTCTCGCGCTTCGACCCGGCCAGCCAGCCGGTCTTCAACGTCGCCGTGCTGTCCGAGGACGGCCGGCGCAGCACCCAGGAGCTCACCACGTGGGCCACCCAGGTGCTGCAGAAGCGCCTGGAGAACGTGCGCGGCGTCGGCGCGGTATCGCTGATCGGCGGGCTGGAGCGTGAGATCAACATCTACCTGCGGCCCGCGGCGATGGAAGCGCTGGGCGTCAGCGTGGAGCAGGTGCTGGCCGCGGTGAAGAGCGAGAACCAGGAGCTGCCGATGGGCGCGATCCGCTCGCGCGAGCAGGAGCGCGTGGTGCAGATCAACGCGCGCATGAAGACGCCGGAGGATTTCCGCGACATCGTAGTCGCGCGCAAGGGTGCCGCCGGCAACAACCTGAGCGCTGGCGCGCCGATCCGGCTGCGCCAGCTGGCCGACGTGGTGGACGGTCCGCAGGAGCTGGAGACGCTGGCGCTCTACAACGGCCAGCGCACCGTGCTGCTGTCGGTGCAGAAATCTCAGGGTGAGAACACCATCGCCGTGGTCGACGGGCTACAGCGCGCACTGGAGAACGCCCGCGACGTGACGCCGCCGGGCATCCGCACCGAGATCAACCGCGACAACTCGCGCTCGATCCGCGTGTCGGTGGCGAACGTCAAGCGCACGCTGATCGAGGGCGCGGCGCTGACGATCCTGATCGTGTTCCTGTTCCTCAACTCCTGGCGCTCCACCGTCATCACCGGCCTGACGCTGCCGATCGCGCTGATCGGCACCTTCCTGTTCATGTACGCGTTCGGCTTCACCATCAACACCATCACGATGATGGCGCTGAGCCTGTGCGTGGGCTTGCTGATCGACGACGCGATCGTCGTGCGCGAGAACATCGTGCGCCACGTGCAGATGGGCAAGAGCCCGCACCAGGCCGCACTCGACGGCACCCAGGAGATCGGCCTCGCGGTGCTGGCCACCACGCTGAGCATCGTCGCGGTGTTCCTGCCGATCGGATTCATGGGCGGCATCGTGGGCAAGTTCTTCCACGAGTTCGGGCTCACCATCGTCGCGGCGGTCCTGATCTCGATGTTCGTGAGCTTCACGCTCGACCCCATGCTGTCGAGCGTGTGGAACGACCCGCAGGCTCACGGCATCCACCGCGGTCCACCGCTCACGTTGTACGACCGGACCATCGGTCGCGTCACTGGCGCGTTCGACCGTTTCACCGGCCGGTTGTCGAACGGCTACCAGCGCATCCTGCGCTGGTCGCTCGCGCACCGGCTCGCGACGCTGGGCCTGGCCGCTGCCACCTTCGCGGGCAGCTTCTTCGTCATCCCGCTGCTCGGCGCCGAGTTCGTGCCCAAGGCCGACTTCTCGGAGACCCAGCTCAACTTCTACACGCCGGTCGGCTCGTCGATCGAACTCACCGAGCAGCGCGCGAAGCAGATCGATCAGGTGCTGCGCGAGATGCCCGAGGTGCGCTACACCGTCACCACCATCAACAGCGGCCAGGCGCTCGGCAAGATCTACGGCGCTGTCTACGTGCGGCTGGTCGACCGCAAGGATCGCGAACGCGACGTGGCGCAACTGGCGGTGCCGCTGCGCGAACGCCTTGCCGGCATCCCCGGCATCACGGTCACCAACATCGGCCAGACCGACCTGGGCGGCGGCAAGAGCCTGCAGTTCTCGATCCAGGGCCCCGATCTCTCCGAGTTGGCGCGCCTGTCCGCGCTGATCACCGCGAAGCTGCGTGACATCCCCGGCCTGGTGGATCTGGACAGCACGCTCAAGCCCGACAAGCCCACGGTGTCGATCGAGGTGAAGCGCGACGCCGCGGCCGACGCAGGGCTCAACGTCGACGCGCTCGCCGGCAGCCTGCGCACGCTCGTGGCGGGCACCACGGTGGGCAACTGGCGCGCGCCGGACGGCGAGAACTACGACGTGAACGTGCGCCTCGCGCCCGAGAGCCGCCACTCGCTGGCCGACCTGGCGCGGCTGCCGCTCAACGTGACGGCCGCGGCCGACGGCACGCCGCGCATCGTGCGACTGTCGCAGGTGGCCGAGGTGAGCCCGTCGACCGGCCCGAACCAGATCAACCGCCGTGACCTCAATCGCGAGATCAACATCGACGCCAACGCCTTCGGCCGCAGCTCGGGTGATGTGTCGGCGGACATCCGCAAGCTGCTCGACAGCGTGGCCTGGCCGCCTGGCTACCGCTACAGCTTCGGCGGCTCGACCAAGAACATGCAGGAGTCGTTCAGCTATGCGATCGGTGCGTTGGCACTGGCCGTCGTCTTCATCTACATGATCCTCGCCAGCCAGTTCCGGAGCTTCCTGCAGCCGCTGGCGTTGATGAGTTCGCTGCCGCTCACGCTGATCGGCGTGGTGCTGGCGCTGCTGGCGTTCCGCTCCACGCTCAACATGTTCAGCATCATCGGCATCGTGATGCTGATGGGCCTGGTCACCAAGAACGCCATCCTGCTGGTCGACTTCGCGATCCGCTCGCGCGAGGGCACGCACGGCGCCGCCGGGGAGCACGCCCCGATGGGCCGCGAGGACGCCCTGCTGCACGCCGCGCAGGTGCGCCTGCGGCCGATCCTGATGACCACGCTGGCCATGATCTTCGGCATGGTGCCGCTGGCCTTTGCGCTCAGCGAGGGTTCAGAGCAACGCGCGCCGATGGGCCAGGCCGTGATCGGCGGCGTGATCACCTCGTCGTTGCTGACGCTGGTGGTGGTGCCGGTGATCTACTGCTACCTTGACGACCTGGCCAGCTGGGCGCGTCGCCGCTGGCACCCGCACCGGCCGGCGCCGGGTGGTACCGCACAAGCGGACGCCCTGTCGTGA